A genomic region of Homalodisca vitripennis isolate AUS2020 chromosome 5, UT_GWSS_2.1, whole genome shotgun sequence contains the following coding sequences:
- the LOC124361950 gene encoding protein N-lysine methyltransferase METTL21D-like: protein MAQTFVRNFDLESIKKTLQMQQKSVGDVSCVIWDAAIVLSKYLEILCSNNQEYLKNKQVIELGAGLGCAGLVASCFGAHVTMTDLPEVLENLTNNIEYNKPIWESCGGSAQAKPLKWGSSDIDTFSPPDVLIATDCVYYKESVEPLVQTMVALSSDKTEVIVCQEERDTDQQQHAWKLFTELFTKHFQYIKVPLRDQHSLYSTDEIVILRGKKKSQL, encoded by the exons ATGGCTCAAACGTTTGTCCGGAATTTCGACTTAGAATCCAttaagaaaacattacaaatgcaACAAAAATCGGTAGGTGACGTTAGCTGTGTAATTTGGGATGCTGCTATAGTGttgtcaaaatatttagaaattctCTGCAGTAACAATCAAGAATATCTAAAGAACAAACAAGTAATTGAACTTGGAGCTGGTTTAGGATGTGCAGGGCTAGTTGCTTCATGTTTTGg AGCTCACGTAACGATGACCGACTTGCCCGAAGTGTTGGAAAACCTTACAAACAACATAGAGTACAATAAGCCGATCTGGGAGTCCTGTGGTGGGAGCGCACAAGCAAAGCCGCTCAAGTGGGGTTCATCAGACATTGACACATTCTCACCACCTGATGTGTTAATAGCTACAGACTGTGTATATTACAAAGAG TCAGTGGAACCGCTTGTACAAACTATGGTAGCTCTGTCATCGGACAAGACAGAAGTTATTGTTTGTCAAGAAGAACGAGATACAGACCAGCAGCAGCATGCTTGGAAATTGTTCACAGAACTGTTTACCAAACATTTTCAGTATATCAAAGTGCCTTTGAGGGACCAACATTCATTATATTCTACAGATGAAATAGTAATCCTTAGGGGCAAGAAAAAGTCTCAACTTTGA